CGACGGCGACATCGCACTGCGTGACGGTCTGTCCGGGCAATGTGCGCGGGCGCAGATGCGCGAGATGCTGCGCCAGGTCGACGGGGCTGGAATAGCGATAGGTCGTGCGATGCGAGACGCGGTAGCGCATGGCCTACTCCGCCGGGGCGCCGAGCCGCCGCGCTGTCGGCACCAGCGAGAAGTGCGTGCGCGTCAGCTCGTCGGACAGGCGCGTGAAGATGTCGACGGTGTCGCCGAGCGTGTCGCGCAGGCGGGTTAGCGCCAGCCCTTGATGTCGCCAGGCCCGCTCGTCGGTCTGGAACAGCCCGACCACCGCGCGCATGTCGGCAAGCAACGCGGTGTCGTCGAAGGCGACACGCGAACCCGTGGTGCGCGCCAGCACGTCGAGATGGCGGTCGATGGCGTGGACCTGGAAGGCGAGCGAGCGCGGGTTGCTCTCGTCGAGCAGGGTCAGGTCGAGCGTCGGCGCCGGCTCGAGCGCGCCGAGATAGCGGCCGCGATAGGTGATGGTGGAATCGCAGAGCTCCAGCGCCAGCCGCATCGCCGATTCCCAGATCACCGGCGTCTGGGTGAAGGCGAAATGCGCGCCGCTGCAGACATAGTAGGCGCGCTCCAGCCGGCGGCCGAGATCGAGAAAGCGCCAGCCGGCACCGCGCGTCATGTTCTCCTGCGACAGGCCGGCGACGGTGGCAACCATGCGGATGGTGTCGTCGAGCAGCGCCAGCAGCACGTCGACGTTGCCGGTGGATGTCTCCAGCCGTCGCGACATCGCGCCCAGCAGCGTGTCGAGCGTCGCGCTCATGTCGGCCGACAGGCGATCGCGCAGGGTCATCACCAGACGGCTGATGGCGCGCAGCGCCGCGCCGAAGGCGCGCTCGTCGCCGGCGAAGCGGGTCAGCGCGCGCAACAAGGCCGCACTGTCGGGCGGCGACATCGCGTCCTGGGCCGAGATCAGGCGCGCCTCGGCCGAGGCCAGCGCCAGCAGGCGCACCTCGACGAGGTCGCGCGGCCCCAGCGGCTGTCGGGCGAGGCGTGAGAGGGCGCCGCGGATCAGGCGCGCGGCGTTGTCCAGACGCTCGGTGTAGCGGCCGAGCCAGAAGAGATTGTCGGCGACCCTGCTCTGCACGTCGCCGCCGCGCTGGATCGGCACGCCGCGGAAGCGCGCCGTCGACGGGATCACGACCTCGGAGTCGTCCTCGGCCAGCACCCAGACGTCGCGCAGCCGGCCATCGATGCGGCCCAGCCGCGAGAGCGGCGAGGCCGGCGCCGTGCGTCCCAGCCCGCCCGGCATGGCGCGAAACCCGTCGCCATCGGCGACAAGATACACGCGCATGACGACCGGGTCGGGCCGCAATCCCTCGGGCGACCAGGACGGGGCGACCGAAGCGGTTACCGGCCGCTGCGCGACATAGGCCCAGGGCTGCCGGTTGATCTGCGCCATGAGCGCCGTGCGGCGATCGCCCGGCAGCTCGCGCACGGTTATCGGCTCGCGATCGGCACCCGTCAGGCTGCGAATGACCATCGAATCGAAACGCGCCAGCACCTCACGCCGCGCCGGCTCCTCGCCCAGCCACCAGACGTCGAGCGCCGGCAGCGCGAGCTCCTCGCCCAGCACGAGCGGCGCCAGCGTCGGCAGGAAGGGCGACAACGCCGCCGATTCCGCCAGCATGCTGCCCAGCGCGTTGGCGATGGCGACGGTGCCGGTACGTTCGGCGCCGGCCAGGCCGCTGACGCCCAACGTCGAGTCGGCGCGCAGCTCCAGCGGATCGCACCAGGCACCGTCGAGACGGCGCAGCAAGACGTCGACCGGCTTGAGACCTTCCAGGGTCTTCAGCGACACGCCGTCGGCACGCACCGTGAGATCGCCGCCTTCGACCAGGGAAATGCCCAGTGTGCGCGCGAGGAAGACCTGCTCGAAATATGTATGGGCAAACGCGCCCGAGGTCAGCAGCGCCACGCGCGGATTGTCGCCGCCCGACGGCGCGCAATCGCGCAGCGCCGCCTGCCAGTGGTCGAAGAACGGCGCGATCTCGCACACCGGGATCGAGCGGAAGGCCTCGGGCAGCGCACGCGCCATGGCGCGGCGCAGGAACAGCGCATAGCCCGCGCCGGTCGGCGCGCCGGTGTAGTCCGCCAGCACGGACCACGAGCCGTCGGCGCCGCGCACCACGTCGGCGGCGTAGTGGACGAGCCGGCGCCTCGGGCCTCCGCCGTCCATGCGACGGCAGGGCCGCATGAAGCGCGGATCGGCGTGCAGCAGGACGGGCGGCAGCCGGTGCTCGGCGAGCAGGCGCTGGGGGCCGTAGACGTCGGCGAGGATCGCGTCGAGCAGACGGGCGCGCTGGATCAGGCCCGCCGACAGCGTCTCCCATTCCAGCGGCGTGATGATCAGCGGCAGCGGCTCGAAGGTCCATTCGGTGGCGGAGCCGTCGGGCGCCACCGCCCGTGTGCCGCCGCCTTCCGCCAGCTGACGCCGCGCGCGCTCGACGCGGTCGCGCAGCGCCTCCTCGGGCAGCGCGCGCATCGTGCCGAGCAGGCCCTGCCAGTGGTAGCGGATCTGATGACGGCCGGTGACCAGCTCGTCATAGGGAGCCGGCGCAGCCGAATGACCCGAAAGGCGCAGCGATTCCATCGCTTCGGGTGAGGCTTTCCTAGAGGGGACCGGAGCCTGACACAGAGCCCGCCGACGGTCTACCGCCGCGGACCTTGCCTCACGCTCGCCGCAGATCGAGTGTCAGCGGATGGTCGGGGTTGTCGAGGCGCCGGGGTGGCTTCATGTTGCCCTGGCTGTGACCCATCGGGGCGTAGCGGGCACGGCGGCGCGCCTCGGCCTCGTTGGCGTTGACCGGGAAGCGGTCGTAGCTGCGCCCGCCGGGATGCGAGACGTGGTAGGTGCAGCCGCCGATCGAGCGGCCGCTCCACGCATCGTGGATGTCGAACACCAGCGGTGTGTGCACGCCGATGGTCGGGTGCAATGCGTTGGGCGGCTGCCAGGCGCGGAAGCGCACCCCGGCGACGAACTCGCCGGGCACGCCGGTCGCGCGCATCGGCACGGCGTAGCCGTTGCAGACGATGGAGTGGCGCGCGTCGTTGAGGCCCTGTGCCTTGACCTGCAGGCGCTCGAGCGAGGAGTCGACATAGCGCGCCGTGCCGCCGGCGCCGGCTTCCTCGCCCAGCACATGCCAGGGCTCGAGCGCATGGCGCAGCTCCAGCTCGATGCCGCGTTGCGCGATGCCGCCGATCTCGGGGAAACGGAACTCGAAGTGCGGCAGGAACCAGTCGGCGCAGACGCCGATGCAGTCTAGCCTGAGATCCTCGACGACATCGGTGAAGTCCTGCCAGACAAAGTGCGGCAGCATGAAATCGTCGTGCAGGCGCGTGCCCCAGCGCGCCAGCGGGCGGTCGTACGGCTTGTCCCAGAAATGCGCCAGCAGGCCGCGCAATAGAAGCTGTTGAGCCACGCTCATGCGCTGATGCGGCGGCATCTCGAAGGCGCGCAGCTCCAGGAGGCCGCGCCGGCCGCCGGCGCCGTCGGGTGAGTACAGCTTGTCGATGCAGAACTCTGAACGGTGTGTGTTGCCGGTGCCGTCGACCAGGATGTTGCGGAACAGCCGATCGACCAGCCAGGGCGGCGCCTCGCGGCCGGCGGCAACCTGCCTGAAGGCGATCTCGAGCTCGAAGAGCTGGTCGTTGCGCGCCTCGTCGACGCGCGGATGCTGGCTGGTC
The window above is part of the Alphaproteobacteria bacterium genome. Proteins encoded here:
- a CDS encoding circularly permuted type 2 ATP-grasp protein, whose translation is MESLRLSGHSAAPAPYDELVTGRHQIRYHWQGLLGTMRALPEEALRDRVERARRQLAEGGGTRAVAPDGSATEWTFEPLPLIITPLEWETLSAGLIQRARLLDAILADVYGPQRLLAEHRLPPVLLHADPRFMRPCRRMDGGGPRRRLVHYAADVVRGADGSWSVLADYTGAPTGAGYALFLRRAMARALPEAFRSIPVCEIAPFFDHWQAALRDCAPSGGDNPRVALLTSGAFAHTYFEQVFLARTLGISLVEGGDLTVRADGVSLKTLEGLKPVDVLLRRLDGAWCDPLELRADSTLGVSGLAGAERTGTVAIANALGSMLAESAALSPFLPTLAPLVLGEELALPALDVWWLGEEPARREVLARFDSMVIRSLTGADREPITVRELPGDRRTALMAQINRQPWAYVAQRPVTASVAPSWSPEGLRPDPVVMRVYLVADGDGFRAMPGGLGRTAPASPLSRLGRIDGRLRDVWVLAEDDSEVVIPSTARFRGVPIQRGGDVQSRVADNLFWLGRYTERLDNAARLIRGALSRLARQPLGPRDLVEVRLLALASAEARLISAQDAMSPPDSAALLRALTRFAGDERAFGAALRAISRLVMTLRDRLSADMSATLDTLLGAMSRRLETSTGNVDVLLALLDDTIRMVATVAGLSQENMTRGAGWRFLDLGRRLERAYYVCSGAHFAFTQTPVIWESAMRLALELCDSTITYRGRYLGALEPAPTLDLTLLDESNPRSLAFQVHAIDRHLDVLARTTGSRVAFDDTALLADMRAVVGLFQTDERAWRHQGLALTRLRDTLGDTVDIFTRLSDELTRTHFSLVPTARRLGAPAE